A single window of Candidatus Kuenenbacteria bacterium DNA harbors:
- the rsmH gene encoding 16S rRNA (cytosine(1402)-N(4))-methyltransferase RsmH has product MEHKPVLLKEVIDYLDPKPNQNFIDCTFGGGGHAAEILQRIEPNGRLLGIDANGESLEKFKIKDGLILINDNFRNLKKIHEHYFSCPIDGVLFDLGLSSIELADRDRGFSFLADGPLDMRFDREAQYLTAGEVLNKYVLENLIKIFVDYGEVPRGSAKLVAEAVVETRKKKPLATVFDFLSLILGSLYPRAFETGKITIETRDFYHHRKRISHPATQFFQALRIEVNDELESIKQVLPIAIDILRTGGRVAVISFHSLEDRIVKNYFRDWARAESPKIRLLTKKPVVPAEEELRANPRSRSAKLRVAEKI; this is encoded by the coding sequence GTGGAACATAAACCAGTATTGCTGAAGGAGGTGATAGACTATTTGGATCCAAAGCCGAATCAGAATTTTATTGATTGTACTTTTGGTGGCGGAGGACACGCAGCAGAGATTTTACAAAGGATTGAGCCAAATGGCAGATTGTTGGGCATAGATGCAAATGGTGAGAGTTTGGAAAAATTTAAAATTAAGGATGGATTAATTTTAATTAACGATAATTTTAGGAATTTAAAGAAAATACATGAACATTATTTTTCTTGTCCAATTGATGGTGTTTTATTCGACCTTGGTTTATCATCAATTGAATTAGCAGATAGGGATAGGGGATTTAGTTTTTTGGCTGATGGACCACTGGATATGCGTTTTGACCGGGAGGCTCAATATTTGACGGCTGGCGAGGTCCTCAATAAATATGTTCTAGAGAATTTAATAAAAATTTTTGTTGATTATGGCGAGGTGCCACGAGGCTCGGCAAAGCTGGTGGCCGAAGCTGTGGTCGAAACAAGAAAGAAAAAGCCGCTAGCGACAGTTTTTGATTTTTTGAGCCTGATTTTGGGATCTTTGTACCCGAGAGCTTTCGAGACTGGCAAGATAACTATAGAGACTAGGGATTTTTATCATCACAGGAAAAGAATAAGCCATCCGGCAACCCAATTTTTTCAGGCCTTGAGGATAGAGGTGAATGACGAGCTGGAGAGTATAAAGCAGGTATTGCCAATAGCGATAGATATTTTAAGGACAGGAGGTAGGGTCGCGGTGATTTCTTTCCACTCCTTGGAGGATAGGATAGTCAAGAATTATTTTCGCGATTGGGCCAGGGCGGAGAGCCCGAAAATAAGATTATTAACAAAAAAGCCGGTGGTTCCGGCCGAAGAGGAATTAAGAGCTAATCCGCGTAGCAGAAGCGCTAAATTGCGGGTAGCGGAGAAAATTTGA